From a region of the Daphnia magna isolate NIES linkage group LG1, ASM2063170v1.1, whole genome shotgun sequence genome:
- the LOC116925152 gene encoding uncharacterized protein LOC116925152 isoform X3, producing the protein MKVTWCWLVCLCLVAAGHQVSSAADKKKAAVKSSSPENEQEKVEAVIEDVNAKQLERLLDEKDYVAVYWYGRNCRQCDKVLHELENIDDETDHFGVHFVKINDKKLSKQYNVKTYPALTYFRNKEPIAYEGDLLDEEQVLEFLTSLEAMDLPDQIEEVNAKILEKIVHDTGYIAVLFYRPQCKKSEKVLRELENIDDEADQLGIAFVKIADEELAEEYSLASLPTLVYYRNSIPVIYEGDLMREEDVLEWLVQNKNTASEEEDMIEDVTAKTLETLTSTAQHLAVLFYDHDDEESQRILTELENIDDECDQKGISFVKIDDDHVAKEYGVDHLPTLVYFENKIPSLYDGDLANEEQVLAWLIEQLASDTIEDITDEMLDKLIKKSAHLAVLFYDKEDSKSAAVVTELENIDDECDQKGISFVKISNPEEAKEYGIDDVPSLIYFENGIPSIYEGDLKNEEKVLDWLIHQVESDEIEDVTDEMLDMLIKRSKHLAVLFYDKDAKASVDTLAELENIDDECDQKGIVFVKIDNEDEAKEYGIDHLPSLVYFENTIPSLFVGDLKNEESVLAWLTHQVESDEIEDVTDEMLDMLIEKSPSLAAFFYDKNKPAHLAVLKELENIDDECDSNDIAFVKISNLDEAKEYGLDELPALVYFENRIPSVYEGNLSEEEQVLSWLVEQKNSDTIEELTDELLENIIKTNEYVVVYFSGPCEEGQKCDSILDQLEEIDDEADEHGIHLVTTEEVEFAKRYGIKTFPTLAFFRNQDPLIYKGDISDEKKVLAWFTDQGNLELADQIEEVNEKMLKKLIGSSAHVVAFFYEEKNKEAVAILKELENIDDECDALNVDFVKISDPGVAPAFKLATLPALVYFRRSTPIRFSGDLMDEEGVLKWVTTTKEQDVDVIEEVDVATLEKMLDDHVNVVVYFYAKGCGKPCEVALNRLENIDDDAERHGIQFVKSTSVKTASRLGIDPLPALVYFEDGQPIRYNGDPSEEADALDWLISRQSRKQSGGRRCQTVGMEDQQQPGKLRKYECCPVSSKSKKKSQKLVKGVAFIGDEDDSDNNGDDYVRDDDFLDDDHNDDNNDDDDTDDKPHHNPSIPDPDQHDHTSSRSSSPQHAQSYDYISDDEFVHDAEDTFEEDNVLDWILEMHHGNTMKNVSRQSLMSMVENYDYLAVVFYTVGEEESERVLRRLELIDMEVQEYGTLLVKCDDYLMSKKYGHRSTPALVFFRHGKILHFEGDLMDEEEVLDWLTDPENMESMDRIERVNRKMFQRILQRSDFLAAFFYSDVDCKQCDKVLEELEHIDDEADSAGIDFVKIDDKDFAREMGVFALPAVVFFRHSNLDPVIYAGDLKNEERLLEWLLIQKDPTSDMIEEYEDEQLVECIRKMEFVAVYFYNKQECEHCLSILDELENIDDDTDRHGISFIKTQDLNIATNFGVHEFPALIYFENQVPSIYEGELTSEDVLQWLIQQKTEDRIETVTRSMLESLLINVQYLAVYFYKPNCKACDQVLIELENIDDECDLFGIQMVKIQDPQLAKRYGIKTFPALVYFRNGNPLLYDGDLRRGKLLYEWLADEDNRELVDAIERVNGHMLDQLIGGSDSLAVLFYDNDCPDCNTVLTELENIDDEADKFGIDFVKINDEETAKKFGIIHTPALIYFRKRTPMIYDGDLLDEQRVLSWLTSQDVFEIKDEIEEVNRKMLDKLLDENEFVSVYFYENNCPKCQEVLQELENIDAETDNLDITFVKIRDTRYARKYGVTKFPAMVYFRRRFPSIYRGDLMAEQEVLEWLQKNRFKQPELNLFMYALGGITSGFVFYTIFLLFCFKGPHQKTA; encoded by the exons ATGAAAGTGACGTGGTGTTGGTTAGTGTGTCTGTGCTTAGTGGCGGCTGGCCATCAAGTCTCTTCAGCCGCcgacaaaaaaaaggcagccGTCAAATCCAGCTCGCCGGAAAACGAGCAGGAAAAAGTGGAGGCGGTCATCGAGGATGTCAACGCCAAACAGTTGGAAAGGCTTCTCGACGAGAAAGACTACGTGGCCGTCTATTGGT ATGGACGGAACTGCCGGCAGTGCGACAAGGTCTTACACGAACTGGAAAACATTGACGATGAAACAGATCATTTTG gaGTCCATTTTGTGAAAATCAACGACAAGAAACTCTCCAAGCAATACAATGTGAAAACCTATCCGGCCTTGACGTATTTCCGCAACAAGGAACCCATCGCCTACGAAG GCGACCTCCTGGATGAGGAGCAAGTTTTGGAATTCTTGACCAGTCTGGAGGCCATGGATCTGCCTGATCAGATCGAAGAAGTCAACGCCAAAATCCTGGAAAAGATCGTCCACGATACTGGCTACATCGCCGTCCTATTCT ATCGGCCACAATGCAAAAAGAGCGAAAAAGTTCTGCGCGAGTTGGAGAACATCGACGATGAAGCCGATCAGCTGGGCATCGCTTTCGTCAAAATCGCTGACGAAGAACTCGCTGAAGAATACAGCCTCGCGTCTCTACCTACTTTGGTATACTATCGCAACAGCATACCTGTCATCTACGAAG GGGATTTGATGCGAGAAGAAGACGTCCTCGAATGGCTcgttcaaaataaaaatactgcTAGCGAGGAGGAAGACATGATCGAAGACGTGACAGCCAAAACATTGGAAACTCTAACCAGCACAGCTCAACACCTGGCTGTCCTTTTCT ACGATCACGACGATGAAGAATCACAGCGGATCTTGACTGAACTGGAGAACATCGACGACGAATGCGACCAGAAAGGAATCTCTTTCGTCAAGATCGATGACGACCATGTGGCTAAAGAATACGGTGTTGATCATCTTCCGACGCTTGTCtactttgaaaacaaaatcccGAGCCTTTACGACGGCGATTTGGCCAATGAGGAACAAGTGCTGGCTTGGCTCATCGAACAGCTGGCCTCCGACACCATTGAAGACATCACCGACGAGATGCTGGACAAGCTCATCAAGAAATCTGCACATCTGGCCGTCCTTTTCT ACGATAAGGAAGACAGCAAGTCGGCTGCAGTCGTCACCGAACTGGAGAACATCGATGACGAATGCGACCAAAAG GGAATCTCTTTCGTCAAGATCAGTAACCCAGAAGAAGCAAAAGAATACGGCATCGATGATGTACCTAGCCTTATTTATTTTGAGAATGGCATCCCTTCAATTTACGAAG GTGATTTGAAGAATGAAGAGAAAGTTTTAGATTGGCTGATTCATCAGGTGGAGAGTGACGAGATCGAGGACGTCACCGACGAGATGCTTGACATGCTAATCAAGCGATCCAAGCATTTAGCCGTTCTCTTTT ACGATAAAGACGCAAAAGCCAGCGTAGATACTCTTGCTGAGTTGGAAAACATTGATGACGAATGTGACCAAAAG GGTATTGTTTTCGTCAAGATCGACAACGAGGATGAAGCCAAAGAGTATGGCATTGACCATCTGCCTAGCTTGGTTTACTTCGAGAACACCATCCCTAGTCTCTTTGTCG GTGACCTGAAGAATGAGGAGAGCGTATTAGCTTGGTTGACGCACCAAGTGGAGAGCGACGAAATTGAAGACGTCACCGACGAGATGCTGGACATGCTCATCGAAAAGTCGCCGAGTTTGGCCGCTTTCTTTt ACGACAAAAACAAGCCCGCGCACTTAGCTGTGCTCAAGGAGCTGGAGAACATCGACGACGAGTGTGATAGCAACGATATTGCTTTCGTGAAAATCAGCAACCTCGACGAGGCCAAAGAATATGGTCTTGATGAACTACCAGCACTCGTCTATTTTGAAAACAGGATTCCCAGTGTTTATGAAG GTAACCTGAGCGAGGAGGAACAGGTACTCAGTTGGCTCGTTGAACAGAAAAATAGCGACACTATCGAAGAGTTGACTGATGAGCTGCTGGAGAACATAATCAAGACCAACGAATACGTCGTCGTTTATTTCA GTGGGCCGTGTGAGGAAGGCCAGAAGTGCGATTCAATCCTCGACCAATTGGAGGAGATTGACGACGAAGCTGATGAACACGGTATCCACCTCGTCACCACTGAGGAAGTTGAATTCGCCAAGCGATATGGAATCAAAACTTTCCCAACGTTAGCTTTCTTCCGCAATCAAGATCCTCTGATCTACAAAg GTGACATCAGTGACGAGAAGAAAGTATTGGCTTGGTTCACCGATCAAGGCAACCTCGAATTGGCTGACCAAATTGAAGAGGTCAATGAGAAGATGCTCAAAAAGCTAATCGGTTCATCAGCTCATGTCGTTGCGTTTTTCT acgaagagaaaaacaagGAAGCAGTAGCCATTCTGAAGGAACTGGAGAACATCGACGACGAATGCGACGCCCTCAACGTGGATTTTGTTAAAATATCCGATCCTGGAGTGGCGCCAGCATTCAAACTGGCCACTTTACCTGCTCTGGTCTACTTCCGACGCTCGACGCCTATTCGATTCAGCGGGGATTTAATGGACGAGGAAGGCGTCCTGAAATGGGTGACTACCACCAAAGAACAGGATGTGGACGTTATTGAAGAAGTTGATGTTGCGACTCTGGAGAAAATGCTCGACGATCACGTCAACGTCGTCGTATACTTTT ATGCTAAGGGCTGTGGTAAACCATGTGAAGTGGCACTCAACCGTCTTGAGAACATTGACGACGACGCTGAACGTCATGGAATTCAATTTGTCAAATCCACTTCGGTCAAGACGGCCAGCCGGCTCGGCATCGACCCACTCCCCGCCTTGGTCTACTTCGAGGACGGCCAACCGATCAGATACAACG GTGATCCGAGTGAGGAGGCCGACGCTTTGGATTGGCTGATTTCCCGTCAAA GCCGCAAGCAATCCGGCGGAAGGAGGTGTCAAACAGTTGGAATGGAGGATCAACAACAGCCCGGCAAACTACGCAAATACGAATGCTGTCCAGTTTCATCCAAATCGAAGAAGAAATCACAAAAACTGGTCAAAGGGGTGGCATTCATCGGCGATGAAGATGATTCCGACAACAATGGAGATGACTACGTGCGAGATGATGATTTCCTCGATGACGACCATAACGACGACAATAACGACGATGACGACACTGACGACAAACCGCACCATAACCCGTCCATCCCCGATCCCGACCAGCACGACCACACTAGTTCACGATCCTCGTCGCCACAGCACGCTCAATCATACGATTACATTTCTGATGATGAGTTTGTCCATGATGCAG AGGACACTTTTGAAGAGGACAACGTGCTCGATTGGATCCTAGAAATGCATCACGGCAACACGATGAAGAACGTTTCTCGCCAGTCTCTCATGAGCATGGTTGAAAATTATGACTATCTGGCAGTCGTTTTCT ATACCGTCGGCGAAGAGGAGAGTGAAAGAGTATTGCGTCGTTTAGAACTCATTGATATGGAAGTACAAGAGTATGGCACTCTGCTCGTCAAATGTGACGATTATCTCATGTCGAAGAAATACGGCCATCGTTCCACTCCGGCCCTCGTCTTCTTCCGACACGGAAAGATTCTCCATTTCGAAG GAGATTTAATGGACGAAGAAGAAGTTTTGGATTGGCTGACTGATCCGGAGAACATGGAATCAATGGATCGCATTGAAAGGGTGAATCGGAAAATGTTTCAACGGATTCTCCAGCGATCGGATTTTTTGGCAGCTTTCTTTT ACAGTGACGTGGATTGCAAGCAATGCGACAAAGTGCTGGAAGAGCTGGAACATATCGATGACGAAGCCGATTCGGCTGGTATCGACTTCGTGAAAATTGACGACAAAGATTTCGCTCGTGAAATGGGTGTCTTTGCCTTGCCGGCTGTTGTCTTCTTCAGACACAGTAACCTGGATCCTGTTATCTACGCTGGCGACCTCAAGAACGAAGAACGACTTTTAGAGTGGCTTCTAATCCAGAAAGATCCAACGAGTGACATGATTGAAGAATACGAAGACGAACAACTTGTTGAATGCATCCGCAAAATGGAATTTGTCGCCGTTTACTTTT ATAACAAGCAAGAGTGCGAACACTGCCTTAGCATCTTGGATGAATTGGAGAACATCGATGACGATACAGACCGCCATGGCATCAGCTTCATTAAAACTCAAGATCTGAACATCGCTACCAATTTTGGAGTTCATGAATTTCCAGCATTGATATACTTTGAAAATCAAGTACCCAGCATTTACGAAG GAGAGTTGACTTCGGAAGATGTGCTGCAATGGCTCATCCAGCAGAAGACAGAAGACCGTATCGAAACTGTGACCAGAAGCATGCTGGAAAGTTTGCTCATTAATGTCCAGTACCTGGCCGTGTACTTTT ACAAGCCCAATTGCAAGGCCTGCGACCAAGTCCTGATTGAACTGGAAAACATTGACGACGAATGCGATCTGTTTGGCATTCAAATGGTGAAAATTCAGGATCCTCAATTAGCAAAGCGCTACGGTATCAAGACCTTCCCAGCTCTAGTTTACTTCCGCAACGGCAATCCACTGCTCTACGACG GCGATTTGCGGCGCGGTAAATTGCTCTATGAGTGGCTGGCCGACGAGGATAATCGGGAGCTCGTCGACGCTATTGAACGAGTTAACGGCCACATGCTCGACCAGTTGATTGGCGGCTCCGACTCCCTGGCCGTCCTTTTTT ACGACAATGACTGCCCCGACTGCAATACCGTTCTGACCGAACTGGAGAACATTGACGACGAAGCGGATAAATTTG GTATCGACTTTGTCAAGATCAATGATGAAGAAACGGCCAAGAAGTTCGGAATCATTCATACACCAGCCTTGATTTACTTCCGAAAACGGACACCTATGATCTATGACG GTGATTTGTTGGACGAGCAGCGTGTCCTTAGTTGGCTAACTTCTCAGGATGTCTTCGAAATCAAGGACGAGATTGAAGAGGTCAACCGTAAGATGCTGGATAAATTACTCGATGAAAACGAGTTCGTGTCCGTCTATTTTT ATGAAAATAATTGCCCCAAGTGTCAAGAGGTGCTGCAAGAACTGGAGAACATTGACGCTGAAACGGACAATTTAGACATCACTTTCGTTAAGATACGCGATACGCGCTACGCTCGCAAGTACGGCGTCACCAAGTTCCCGGCTATGGTCTACTTCCGGCGTCGTTTCCCATCCATCTATCGAGGCGATTTAATGGCGGAACAGGAAGTGCTCGAGTGGCTTCAGAAGAACCGCTTCAAGCAACCGGAGCTCAATCTATTTATGTACGCCCTTGGAGGCATTACATCGGGATTCGTCTTTTACACCATTTTCCTGCTTTTCTGCTTCAAAGGACCCCATCAAAAGACTGCCTAA
- the LOC116925152 gene encoding uncharacterized protein LOC116925152 isoform X5: MKVTWCWLVCLCLVAAGHQVSSAADKKKAAVKSSSPENEQEKVEAVIEDVNAKQLERLLDEKDYVAVYWYGRNCRQCDKVLHELENIDDETDHFGVHFVKINDKKLSKQYNVKTYPALTYFRNKEPIAYEGDLLDEEQVLEFLTSLEAMDLPDQIEEVNAKILEKIVHDTGYIAVLFYRPQCKKSEKVLRELENIDDEADQLGIAFVKIADEELAEEYSLASLPTLVYYRNSIPVIYEGDLMREEDVLEWLVQNKNTASEEEDMIEDVTAKTLETLTSTAQHLAVLFYDHDDEESQRILTELENIDDECDQKGISFVKIDDDHVAKEYGVDHLPTLVYFENKIPSLYDGDLANEEQVLAWLIEQLASDTIEDITDEMLDKLIKKSAHLAVLFYDKEDSKSAAVVTELENIDDECDQKGISFVKISNPEEAKEYGIDDVPSLIYFENGIPSIYEGDLKNEEKVLDWLIHQVESDEIEDVTDEMLDMLIKRSKHLAVLFYDKDAKASVDTLAELENIDDECDQKGIVFVKIDNEDEAKEYGIDHLPSLVYFENTIPSLFVGDLKNEESVLAWLTHQVESDEIEDVTDEMLDMLIEKSPSLAAFFYDKNKPAHLAVLKELENIDDECDSNDIAFVKISNLDEAKEYGLDELPALVYFENRIPSVYEGNLSEEEQVLSWLVEQKNSDTIEELTDELLENIIKTNEYVVVYFSGPCEEGQKCDSILDQLEEIDDEADEHGIHLVTTEEVEFAKRYGIKTFPTLAFFRNQDPLIYKGDISDEKKVLAWFTDQGNLELADQIEEVNEKMLKKLIGSSAHVVAFFYEEKNKEAVAILKELENIDDECDALNVDFVKISDPGVAPAFKLATLPALVYFRRSTPIRFSGDLMDEEGVLKWVTTTKEQDVDVIEEVDVATLEKMLDDHVNVVVYFYAKGCGKPCEVALNRLENIDDDAERHGIQFVKSTSVKTASRLGIDPLPALVYFEDGQPIRYNEDTFEEDNVLDWILEMHHGNTMKNVSRQSLMSMVENYDYLAVVFYTVGEEESERVLRRLELIDMEVQEYGTLLVKCDDYLMSKKYGHRSTPALVFFRHGKILHFEGDLMDEEEVLDWLTDPENMESMDRIERVNRKMFQRILQRSDFLAAFFYSDVDCKQCDKVLEELEHIDDEADSAGIDFVKIDDKDFAREMGVFALPAVVFFRHSNLDPVIYAGDLKNEERLLEWLLIQKDPTSDMIEEYEDEQLVECIRKMEFVAVYFYNKQECEHCLSILDELENIDDDTDRHGISFIKTQDLNIATNFGVHEFPALIYFENQVPSIYEGELTSEDVLQWLIQQKTEDRIETVTRSMLESLLINVQYLAVYFYKPNCKACDQVLIELENIDDECDLFGIQMVKIQDPQLAKRYGIKTFPALVYFRNGNPLLYDGDLKNEDSVLEWLSDDENRELADEIEAVNSRMLERLLDESPFLAVFFYDNDCPDCNTVLTELENIDDEADKFGIDFVKINDEETAKKFGIIHTPALIYFRKRTPMIYDGDLLDEQRVLSWLTSQDVFEIKDEIEEVNRKMLDKLLDENEFVSVYFYENNCPKCQEVLQELENIDAETDNLDITFVKIRDTRYARKYGVTKFPAMVYFRRRFPSIYRGDLMAEQEVLEWLQKNRFKQPELNLFMYALGGITSGFVFYTIFLLFCFKGPHQKTA; the protein is encoded by the exons ATGAAAGTGACGTGGTGTTGGTTAGTGTGTCTGTGCTTAGTGGCGGCTGGCCATCAAGTCTCTTCAGCCGCcgacaaaaaaaaggcagccGTCAAATCCAGCTCGCCGGAAAACGAGCAGGAAAAAGTGGAGGCGGTCATCGAGGATGTCAACGCCAAACAGTTGGAAAGGCTTCTCGACGAGAAAGACTACGTGGCCGTCTATTGGT ATGGACGGAACTGCCGGCAGTGCGACAAGGTCTTACACGAACTGGAAAACATTGACGATGAAACAGATCATTTTG gaGTCCATTTTGTGAAAATCAACGACAAGAAACTCTCCAAGCAATACAATGTGAAAACCTATCCGGCCTTGACGTATTTCCGCAACAAGGAACCCATCGCCTACGAAG GCGACCTCCTGGATGAGGAGCAAGTTTTGGAATTCTTGACCAGTCTGGAGGCCATGGATCTGCCTGATCAGATCGAAGAAGTCAACGCCAAAATCCTGGAAAAGATCGTCCACGATACTGGCTACATCGCCGTCCTATTCT ATCGGCCACAATGCAAAAAGAGCGAAAAAGTTCTGCGCGAGTTGGAGAACATCGACGATGAAGCCGATCAGCTGGGCATCGCTTTCGTCAAAATCGCTGACGAAGAACTCGCTGAAGAATACAGCCTCGCGTCTCTACCTACTTTGGTATACTATCGCAACAGCATACCTGTCATCTACGAAG GGGATTTGATGCGAGAAGAAGACGTCCTCGAATGGCTcgttcaaaataaaaatactgcTAGCGAGGAGGAAGACATGATCGAAGACGTGACAGCCAAAACATTGGAAACTCTAACCAGCACAGCTCAACACCTGGCTGTCCTTTTCT ACGATCACGACGATGAAGAATCACAGCGGATCTTGACTGAACTGGAGAACATCGACGACGAATGCGACCAGAAAGGAATCTCTTTCGTCAAGATCGATGACGACCATGTGGCTAAAGAATACGGTGTTGATCATCTTCCGACGCTTGTCtactttgaaaacaaaatcccGAGCCTTTACGACGGCGATTTGGCCAATGAGGAACAAGTGCTGGCTTGGCTCATCGAACAGCTGGCCTCCGACACCATTGAAGACATCACCGACGAGATGCTGGACAAGCTCATCAAGAAATCTGCACATCTGGCCGTCCTTTTCT ACGATAAGGAAGACAGCAAGTCGGCTGCAGTCGTCACCGAACTGGAGAACATCGATGACGAATGCGACCAAAAG GGAATCTCTTTCGTCAAGATCAGTAACCCAGAAGAAGCAAAAGAATACGGCATCGATGATGTACCTAGCCTTATTTATTTTGAGAATGGCATCCCTTCAATTTACGAAG GTGATTTGAAGAATGAAGAGAAAGTTTTAGATTGGCTGATTCATCAGGTGGAGAGTGACGAGATCGAGGACGTCACCGACGAGATGCTTGACATGCTAATCAAGCGATCCAAGCATTTAGCCGTTCTCTTTT ACGATAAAGACGCAAAAGCCAGCGTAGATACTCTTGCTGAGTTGGAAAACATTGATGACGAATGTGACCAAAAG GGTATTGTTTTCGTCAAGATCGACAACGAGGATGAAGCCAAAGAGTATGGCATTGACCATCTGCCTAGCTTGGTTTACTTCGAGAACACCATCCCTAGTCTCTTTGTCG GTGACCTGAAGAATGAGGAGAGCGTATTAGCTTGGTTGACGCACCAAGTGGAGAGCGACGAAATTGAAGACGTCACCGACGAGATGCTGGACATGCTCATCGAAAAGTCGCCGAGTTTGGCCGCTTTCTTTt ACGACAAAAACAAGCCCGCGCACTTAGCTGTGCTCAAGGAGCTGGAGAACATCGACGACGAGTGTGATAGCAACGATATTGCTTTCGTGAAAATCAGCAACCTCGACGAGGCCAAAGAATATGGTCTTGATGAACTACCAGCACTCGTCTATTTTGAAAACAGGATTCCCAGTGTTTATGAAG GTAACCTGAGCGAGGAGGAACAGGTACTCAGTTGGCTCGTTGAACAGAAAAATAGCGACACTATCGAAGAGTTGACTGATGAGCTGCTGGAGAACATAATCAAGACCAACGAATACGTCGTCGTTTATTTCA GTGGGCCGTGTGAGGAAGGCCAGAAGTGCGATTCAATCCTCGACCAATTGGAGGAGATTGACGACGAAGCTGATGAACACGGTATCCACCTCGTCACCACTGAGGAAGTTGAATTCGCCAAGCGATATGGAATCAAAACTTTCCCAACGTTAGCTTTCTTCCGCAATCAAGATCCTCTGATCTACAAAg GTGACATCAGTGACGAGAAGAAAGTATTGGCTTGGTTCACCGATCAAGGCAACCTCGAATTGGCTGACCAAATTGAAGAGGTCAATGAGAAGATGCTCAAAAAGCTAATCGGTTCATCAGCTCATGTCGTTGCGTTTTTCT acgaagagaaaaacaagGAAGCAGTAGCCATTCTGAAGGAACTGGAGAACATCGACGACGAATGCGACGCCCTCAACGTGGATTTTGTTAAAATATCCGATCCTGGAGTGGCGCCAGCATTCAAACTGGCCACTTTACCTGCTCTGGTCTACTTCCGACGCTCGACGCCTATTCGATTCAGCGGGGATTTAATGGACGAGGAAGGCGTCCTGAAATGGGTGACTACCACCAAAGAACAGGATGTGGACGTTATTGAAGAAGTTGATGTTGCGACTCTGGAGAAAATGCTCGACGATCACGTCAACGTCGTCGTATACTTTT ATGCTAAGGGCTGTGGTAAACCATGTGAAGTGGCACTCAACCGTCTTGAGAACATTGACGACGACGCTGAACGTCATGGAATTCAATTTGTCAAATCCACTTCGGTCAAGACGGCCAGCCGGCTCGGCATCGACCCACTCCCCGCCTTGGTCTACTTCGAGGACGGCCAACCGATCAGATACAACG AGGACACTTTTGAAGAGGACAACGTGCTCGATTGGATCCTAGAAATGCATCACGGCAACACGATGAAGAACGTTTCTCGCCAGTCTCTCATGAGCATGGTTGAAAATTATGACTATCTGGCAGTCGTTTTCT ATACCGTCGGCGAAGAGGAGAGTGAAAGAGTATTGCGTCGTTTAGAACTCATTGATATGGAAGTACAAGAGTATGGCACTCTGCTCGTCAAATGTGACGATTATCTCATGTCGAAGAAATACGGCCATCGTTCCACTCCGGCCCTCGTCTTCTTCCGACACGGAAAGATTCTCCATTTCGAAG GAGATTTAATGGACGAAGAAGAAGTTTTGGATTGGCTGACTGATCCGGAGAACATGGAATCAATGGATCGCATTGAAAGGGTGAATCGGAAAATGTTTCAACGGATTCTCCAGCGATCGGATTTTTTGGCAGCTTTCTTTT ACAGTGACGTGGATTGCAAGCAATGCGACAAAGTGCTGGAAGAGCTGGAACATATCGATGACGAAGCCGATTCGGCTGGTATCGACTTCGTGAAAATTGACGACAAAGATTTCGCTCGTGAAATGGGTGTCTTTGCCTTGCCGGCTGTTGTCTTCTTCAGACACAGTAACCTGGATCCTGTTATCTACGCTGGCGACCTCAAGAACGAAGAACGACTTTTAGAGTGGCTTCTAATCCAGAAAGATCCAACGAGTGACATGATTGAAGAATACGAAGACGAACAACTTGTTGAATGCATCCGCAAAATGGAATTTGTCGCCGTTTACTTTT ATAACAAGCAAGAGTGCGAACACTGCCTTAGCATCTTGGATGAATTGGAGAACATCGATGACGATACAGACCGCCATGGCATCAGCTTCATTAAAACTCAAGATCTGAACATCGCTACCAATTTTGGAGTTCATGAATTTCCAGCATTGATATACTTTGAAAATCAAGTACCCAGCATTTACGAAG GAGAGTTGACTTCGGAAGATGTGCTGCAATGGCTCATCCAGCAGAAGACAGAAGACCGTATCGAAACTGTGACCAGAAGCATGCTGGAAAGTTTGCTCATTAATGTCCAGTACCTGGCCGTGTACTTTT ACAAGCCCAATTGCAAGGCCTGCGACCAAGTCCTGATTGAACTGGAAAACATTGACGACGAATGCGATCTGTTTGGCATTCAAATGGTGAAAATTCAGGATCCTCAATTAGCAAAGCGCTACGGTATCAAGACCTTCCCAGCTCTAGTTTACTTCCGCAACGGCAATCCACTGCTCTACGACG GAGACTTAAAGAACGAAGACTCGGTGTTGGAGTGGCTGTCGGATGATGAAAATCGAGAACTGGCCGACGAAATCGAGGCCGTCAACAGCCGCATGCTGGAACGGCTACTCGATGAATCGCCTTTTCTAGCCGTCTTCTTTT ACGACAATGACTGCCCCGACTGCAATACCGTTCTGACCGAACTGGAGAACATTGACGACGAAGCGGATAAATTTG GTATCGACTTTGTCAAGATCAATGATGAAGAAACGGCCAAGAAGTTCGGAATCATTCATACACCAGCCTTGATTTACTTCCGAAAACGGACACCTATGATCTATGACG GTGATTTGTTGGACGAGCAGCGTGTCCTTAGTTGGCTAACTTCTCAGGATGTCTTCGAAATCAAGGACGAGATTGAAGAGGTCAACCGTAAGATGCTGGATAAATTACTCGATGAAAACGAGTTCGTGTCCGTCTATTTTT ATGAAAATAATTGCCCCAAGTGTCAAGAGGTGCTGCAAGAACTGGAGAACATTGACGCTGAAACGGACAATTTAGACATCACTTTCGTTAAGATACGCGATACGCGCTACGCTCGCAAGTACGGCGTCACCAAGTTCCCGGCTATGGTCTACTTCCGGCGTCGTTTCCCATCCATCTATCGAGGCGATTTAATGGCGGAACAGGAAGTGCTCGAGTGGCTTCAGAAGAACCGCTTCAAGCAACCGGAGCTCAATCTATTTATGTACGCCCTTGGAGGCATTACATCGGGATTCGTCTTTTACACCATTTTCCTGCTTTTCTGCTTCAAAGGACCCCATCAAAAGACTGCCTAA